The Pirellulaceae bacterium region GTCTCGACGGGACTTAGTTTTCCATCTGCCGACATTATTGATTTTCTCCAAGCATCCAGCTAGCATTCCCGGGCCTCATAGCTTAGGCAATTGACACCAATTACCCAGACACACCCGTGATTCTATGGGTTCAGCGTGTTCGCCAAAAGGTCAGTTGGCTGTTGTTCGTCGTCGCTGGGCGACAGTTTGTCGTCAGCATTCCGCACGTTTCCCAGTTCTTGGAACGTTGCAGAAAGTTAAACTGGGTCGGTGGCAGGCTCTATAGTAGGCCCTCTACCGAGAACCAAGAAAAAAGGTACAGTGTGAGCTTGGTTTTAGGGCTATCCAGGGGTATCCTTCACATGTCGGCCGTATCGTTTGACCGGTACGCGAGAGGGCCGGCTGGGAGCTGCAATGTTGGTCTCGCAGAGTAATCCCGCGCTTGTCTGCAATGCGCTCAACCGCTGGTGGCGCTAAATTAGGAGTCTGGTTGAATGTCGGATGCACTATTTTTCGAGGATTTGCCGGTCGGCGCAAGCTGGAAGAGCCCTGCTCGGACGCTCACGGAGACCGACATCGTAGGCTTTGCGGGAATGACCGGTGATTACGATCCGTTGCATGTCGATCGCGAGTTTGCTGCCGAGACCCCTTATGGCAAGCCGATTGCTCACGGTCTGCTGGGATTATCGCTTATGGCGGGCTTGAGCAGCACCTGCCCGCGAGTTCGAACGCTGGCTCTGGTAAGCGTCGAACACTGGCAGTTTCACCATCCGATCTTCGTCGGGGACACAGTACACGTGATCACCCAGGTCGAGTCGACTCGTCCGCGAGGGCGCCGCAGTGGTGAGGTTGCCTGGTTTCGTAAGCTAATCAATCAGCGGGGCGAGTGTGTGCAGTCAGGCCGCATTGTGACCCTAGTTTCCAGCCAATCCTTCTTGCCTCGCGCCGCCAAGATACCGGAAATGAAGTCCGGCAAGCTGCGTCCCAATCCGGCAAAAATTGACGTCACCCCCAGCGAAGTGCTCGGTTAGACTGAGAGATTCAGGCTGAATGATGACTGTGGACAAGGCGGCTCAGCTTCCCGACGACCAGCGAATCGTCATTACTGGCGTCGGTCTCACTAGTCCACTGGGCAACGATCTGGCCACCTTACGTCAGGCATTGCTGGAAGGTCGCAGTGGCGTACGGGATTACGAGATTCGTTACGTCGGCAAAACCCTGGCTGGAGTCTGTGATTTCCCCGCCACCCAGTATCAGACTCGCAAAGACGTGCGGCGTGGTACACGGGCTGGGGCTGTGGGGATTTGGGCCGCCAATCAAGCCATCGCCGATAGCGGTTTGGATTGGCAGAACGTGGATCGTTCGCAAGTCGGCATCTACATTGGCGTCACCGAGCACGGCAATGTTGAAACTGAAAACGAAATCTATCAGATCAAGCAATTCGACTACGATGTCCAGTATTGGTCGCATCATCACAACCCGCGCACCGTGGCAAACAATCCGGCCGGTGAAATCGCGCTCAATTTAGGTATCACCGGTCCTCACTACACGCTGGGGGCCGCATGTGCTGCCGGCAATGTAGGAATTGTGCAGGGTGCCCAAATGCTACGTCTGGGAGACTGCGATGTCGCCTTGGCCGGCGGAGTCTCCGAAAGCATTCATACCTTTGGGATTTTCGCCAGCTTCAAAAGTCAGGGTGCATTGGCAACACACGACGACCCCACCAAAGCTTCCCGTCCTTTTGATACGCAGCGTAATGGTATCGTGGTTTCTGAAGGCGCTTGCTTGTATGTGCTGGAGCGTTTGAGCGATGCCAAGCGGCGTGGTGCTAACATCGTCGCCGAAATCGTATCGTATGCCATCAACACCGACGCCACGGATTTTGTGTTGCCCAATCCCGAACGCCAAGCGCAATGCGTTGAACTGGCACTGAAGCGCGCGGGATTGCCACCCCAGGCGATCCACATCGTCAGTACTCACGCAACCGGTACGGCCAGTGGCGACGCCCAGGAATGTCAAGCGTTGCGTCGCATCTTCGCAGACTGTCCGGACACGTTCATTAATAACACCAAGAGTTTCATGGGACACACGATGGGCGCTGCCGGCTCGCTAGAGCTGGCCGGAAACCTATTGTCCTTTCGCGACTCCACTTGCCATGCCACGATCAATGTCGATCAATTGGACCCAGAGTGCGAATTGCCGGGCTTGGTGCTGAATCAACCTCGGGAAGTTTCGCAAGTGCGGTATATCCTCAATAATTCTTTTGGGATGTTGGGGATCAACTCGGTGCTCATCGTGCGCAGCATGAACTAGTCGGCCACTGACGATTCCTTCTTGATGAACGTCATGCTGCCGAGCGCAGGCTTCCAGTGGATTCTGTGGATGTTGGGCAGAGGTTCTACTTCCCTTTCAGCCAATTTCCAGGCACAATGGTGGCTTGGCACGACGATCCAAATTCCATGGTTGGTGATTGTTCGGACGCCGTTCATGGCCTGCTCCAGGAAACACTAGTCTATGAGTTCGACTGCAGCAAAAACCGGGTCAGCCACAGTCGCGTCTGCGGACTCGATGGATGTCATCATCGAGACCCGCAATTTAGGTAAAACCTACCGCGATTTTTGGGGCCGCAAGAAAGTAGCCGCTCTCAAATCGCTAGACATCGAAGTTCGGCAGGGCGAGATTTTTGGACTCTTGGGACCAAACGGTTCGGGTAAGTCGACGACCATAAAACTGCTGCAGGGACTGCTGTTCCCCACTTCCGGTCAAGCCTTCGTGTTCGGCAAAGACGCGCGCGATGTCGCCAAAAACGAACGCATCGGCTATCTGCCCGAAGAGTCCTATCTGTACAAATTTCTCAATGCCGAAGAAACGCTCGACTTCTACGGACGACTGTTCGACATGCCCGCCGAAGTGCGCCGCCAACGGACAGAACAATTGATTCGCCAAGTTGGCTTGGCGCACGCGCGTCGCCGTCAGTTACGCGAATATTCCAAAGGCATGACACGTCGCATCGGATTGGCCCAAGCCCTAATTAATCAACCCGATTTGTTGATTTTGGACGAGCCCACCACCGGGATGGACCCGATTGGCACTCGTGAAATGAAGGATTTGATTCTGTCGTTGCGAGATCAAGGCAAGACCATATTGATGTGCTCACACCAATTGGCGGATGTTCAAGATGTGTGCGATCGCATCGCCATACTCCATCAGGGTGAACTGCGCGAGATGGGCCGCGTACAAGAACTGCTGAAGGTTCGCGACGTGACCGAAGTTCATGCCACAGGCTTGTCCGCCCAGACACAGCAAAAAATTGCTGAACTCATCAAGGCGGAGGGCGGTAAAGTGCTGCGTATCGATAATCCGACGACCACGATGGAAGAACTTTTCTTAGATATCGTCCAGAACGATCGACCAGGCAGCAGGCCGAAGTGAGTTCCTTAGGGAAACTGTCGGCAGAGTTGTAGCCTTGGACATGGCCGATTAGCGGCTACTTACCATGGGATAGTTTGAAGAGAAGATGCGACTAGAACCTGAACAGATGTGGGGCTACTTCGAGTGGTTGATCTCGGAAATGGCTCTAGTGCAAGGCCTGCTGGTAGCGGTGGGGATTGCGCTGTTGGCGTTCATCGCCTGCTATTTGGTGGCCAGCGTAAAATGGGGCCCAGCGGAAGGCTTCTACCAAGTCACGCGTGTAATATATGAACTGTTGGCACGCGATCTGCCAAGCACGAGTTTCAAACGCATTTACGCTTTGGCGCGCCTGGCTTTTCAGGAGGCCATTCGCCGCAAGGTGTTGGTGCTGATGGCGGTGTTCATTGTGGTATTGCTGTTCGCGGGCTGGTTCTTGGACACCGGCTCGGACAATGTGGCTCAGTTGTACATTAGCTTCGTGATGACTGGCACCAGCTATTTGGTGTTACTGTTGGGATTGTTTCTGAGCTGTTTTAGTTTACCCACCGATGTCAAGAATAAGACGATTCAAACGATTACGACCAAGCCGGTTCGCAGTACCGAGATCGTGCTTGGCAGGATTCTAGGATTTTCTGGAGTAGGCACGCTGTTGCTGCTGGGGATGGGATTGCTGAGCTATGGATTTGTCACGCGAGGCATCGTGCATCAACACGAAGTGGAATCCATTGCTCAAGATCAAACGGGCAACACGACGTACGATGCGCGTCATGCGCACACTTTTGAAATGCTGCCCGGCGAGAAGCTAGGTGTAACGAGTACGCTGAAAGGCCACTCGCATGTCGTGCGGCAAAAGGATGACGGCACCTATGAGATCGGACCGCCCGAAGGTCTGCTGCTGGCTAGAATTCCGATTTTCGGCAAATTGCACATGACCGATCGTAGCGGCAACGTTGTGCGTCGCGGTATCAATGTGGGGTACGAATCGGAGTATCAGACCTACATCGAAGGCAATTCTCCGATGTCAGCCGTGTGGACGTTCGCGCCAGTAAACCAAGCTAATTTTGTGGATGCTACGCTGCCCATTGAGATGACGCTACAGGCCTTCCGCACCCTCAAGGCCGACATTGTGACCGGGGTGCGCGGTGAATTGTTTCTGCGAAACGAACAAACGGGCGCGGAAACCGAACGCCGCCCGTTTATCGTGCAAGAGGGTGTGGTGGATCGCCAAGAGTTCACCAGTGTGCTTCCCGGATCCAAGCGTGGGCAACCTACCGAAGTCAACATTTGGGACGATATCTGCAGCGCTGGTAATTGGCAGGTCATCGTGCGCTGCGTCGATCGCGGGCAGTACTTCGGCATGTCGCAAGCTGATCTGTATGTGCGCGCTGGCGAAAGTCGCTTCGGCTGGAATTTGGCCAAGGGTTTTGTGGGGATTTGGCTGCAAATGATCATCGTGATCTGTTTGGGAGTGATGTTCAGCACCTTCCTGAGCGGACCTGTGGCCATGGTAGCAACTTTATCCAGTCTGGTGCTGGGTTTCTTCGGCTCGCTGGCGTTGGACGTTGCCTCCGGGGCGGCACCGGGTGGCGGACCGCTCGAATCGTTGATCCGTATTCCCATGCACACGGCAGCCACTATCGAATTGGATCTGGGTAACAATGTGCTCGAGTCAGCCATCCAGTGGTTTGATCGAGGCATTCTGTACTCGGTGGCCGCGTTGTTTCATGCCTTGCCAAGCTTCGCGCAATTCAACACGTCCGAATTCGTGGCCTACGGCTACAATATTCCGGGCAGCTTAGTATGTCGCCATTTGACAATGGCTGCGGCCTATTTTGTACTGTGCAGCGTCGTGGGTTACTTCTTCCTAAAGACTCGTGAGCTGGCGTCGTCATGAACACCTTAAAGCTTCGCCGACGCTTGATCTACATAGCCGCCATTGTGGCGCTGTTGGTGCCACTCTACTTCCTGGGGCATCCATCAGTGCGAGATGACGAAGGTGAAATCGTCCGTGAAGGCGGCAATTTGGCTCAGATTCGCAGCAATTACGATCTCAGTCATAGCGACCTTGGGGAGCTCGACCCGGCCAGTGAGTCAGCGCGATTGGCCACCCTGGGGCTGCGCGGCGTGGCAGCCACTATTCTGTGGCAACGCGCCGAGTACTACAAGCGCGAAAAGTACTACGATCGCTTGGCCGCTACCGTAAACCAATTGCGCATTCTGCAACCCCATTTTGTCAAAGTCTGGGGATTTCAGGCTCACAATTTGGCTTGGAATGTGTCGGTGGAATTCGACGATTATCGCCAGCGGTATGCGTGGGTGAAAAAAGGTATCCACTTTCTGATCGACGGTTCTAAGTTCAACAAAACGCGCACGGAGATGCCGTTTGAGCTTGGCTGGGCGTTTGGCAATAAGCTTGGGATGTCCGACGAAAGAGTTCAGTTCCGCGAGCTGTATCGCAACGACCGCAATTTTCACAACGAAGTTTTGGATCGCAGCAAGCTCGATCTAACGCAACAAGCTGGGCAAGGGCCTGACGGCAAGCCGGACAATTGGCGCGGCGGTGCTTTGTGGTCCCAACGCGCGTACGATATGGTCGACGCGGGCTACAAGCCAGCTCGTACTCCACTGATGTTCTACAGCCAAGGTGCTCAGTGGCAGTATAAACATGCTAGCGCAATTCAGGACGAAGGGCACTTGGGCGAAGAGGCCCGCAACGCTTGGAGACAAGCCGGTACCGCCTGGCGCAACTATGGTCAGCGACAGATTCGCACCAGTTTTGGTTCTACCATCTTCTTAAACGAACTTACGTCAGCCCGCGAAAAACGCGACCAACTGCAACAGGAACTGTACCAGCATGCTGGTGAGACCTACCAAGCTGCCTACCAAAAACAGCGACAACAACTCACGCCTCTTCAATTGGCCGCATTGGACAAGGATCCTGCTAGTCTTACCATGCAGGAATTGACCGCAGTCGAAACCGCGCGCACAGCTTTGACAGTTTCGACTAGCGAGCTGATCGACGCGTTGCCTGCTGACAAGCGACCACGGGCTCTCGAATTGGCTAATCAGCTCAAGCTGGCCGCAACGCACGTTGAGCATATCGATCGTTATCGCAATCAGGTTAATTACGCTTATTGGGAGGCTCGGTGCGTCGCCGAACAGGACGATGCAGCCCTGGCGGCTCGCCGTAGCATGTTTGACGCGCAACAGTTGCTGGATTTGGGTAAGCTGCAGGAGTGCTTAGAGCGGTACGAAGACTCCTGGCGATCGTGGAATGCCCTGTTTAATCGCTTCCCGGCTGTGATGGTGGATGACACCGCCGAGGAAGTCGAATTGGCTGCACAGAGATACTTGCAGCTTCGCGATCTGCCTGAGCCTCCACAAGACTTTCCGCTCACAAAATTCTTGAGGTTTCGCCAAATATACAGGGATGCTCAGGGAGACAAGACGACGCTCGTTAACATTATTGCCGACTGGCCCAAACGTTTTCCAGGGCGGAATTTCCTGGATGATTTAATTCCGGATAGCTCGGCCGCGATTACTGCAGACCCGCAGCCCGAATCCGAAACGCAGCCCGAGCCTGAATCGCAGTTGGATTCTGAGGAACCAGCAGCGCCGGAAACTGAAGTTACTGCGGCTGAACCAGCATAACCTAGCTGCCGGTGTTGGACGATCTTCGGTTTTCCGCCTCAGCCCCTCGCCTTCCACTCCACCCTTCTAAATTCCTTGACCAGTGTCATACCTATGGCACTCGGCTCCTCCACCGGCGCAGATTCTGGAGAAGCAGCGGCAAGCTTAGCAAAGAGAGCGGATCGGGCCACCCCCAGCGAATCGAACATCTCAGGCGGCATCATCGCTAACACCGCCTCATGAATCTGTCGATTATGTTGCGTGCTAGCGACCACCGACGATAGCTTGCGGGCCAGCGACATGCGCAGTTGGATTCTCAGACTCGTCAAACGCAGTCGGTGGCAATCGACCAGTCCGGAGATCGGCGGATTGGCTGTTGCTTGAGCTAATTGAACCGCATGATGATCGAACGACAATGTATCGGGCAGCATAACGCTCGGCATCAGGCTCAGCAGATTGTCCGAATAGCCCTCCAGAATGCGCCGAACGTCATTCAGCCGCCGATGATGCTCGACCGCCAACCCTTCGCCGAAGACAATCAGATGCAGACAGCGATGCCGCGCCTCCACGTGACTGGTCATTACGTTGTGCGAAATAGCCGACAGATCGCTGGCCACATCGCGTTCGGCCAGCACTCGACCCAGATGCGCCAGACAGCGAGTCAGCGGTTCCGAGACCAGTACTTCCTCGATGACCGGCGCGATAGCCCTCCAAGATTGAGCCCGATTGGCAATGTTCGAACATTGGATGTTCTGACGATGAGTTGACAGACAACCATTCCAGTAGTCGTGTCGCAAGCGCGCCTGGAGCCAGTAACGCTGCTGGGCTATACGCAATGCCTGTTGGCCTGGCACAATCCATTGCTGCCAGCCGCCCGCCACTACAGCCGCCAATTCCGCCAGCTCAATCGCCTGCATACCCACGCTCGCTTGCCGCCCAAAGGACTTTATCCACCATCGACCGGCCTAAAACAGGACGCGGTCCACCAATGTGAAAAGACTTGGGCAAAAGCCGCGCCTGAGCGACGAGTGAGTTACCCGCGAGTGGGAAGGACTCGTCGCAAGTGCTCAGAAATTAGTGGCTTACGGCCTTAGCTAGCAAATGTTGCGAACGAAGTCAACTTTTATCGATGTTGCCAATTCGCAACATTTAGCCCACCGAGGGGTATTTCGTGACTCGACTTCAAAGCGCCTGGCACCTACATAGTTTCCAGCAGAACCACCCGGCGCATCGTTCGGCTTCCAGCTAAAAGCAGCCGATCATCCGTCCCAGCAATTTCAGCCGATTATCCTCGCTCCGCAGATGCTGACCGTTTTGCCTATTGATAAATATGCAGACAGACCGCCTGCGGAAGACGTTTT contains the following coding sequences:
- a CDS encoding ABC transporter ATP-binding protein; its protein translation is MSSTAAKTGSATVASADSMDVIIETRNLGKTYRDFWGRKKVAALKSLDIEVRQGEIFGLLGPNGSGKSTTIKLLQGLLFPTSGQAFVFGKDARDVAKNERIGYLPEESYLYKFLNAEETLDFYGRLFDMPAEVRRQRTEQLIRQVGLAHARRRQLREYSKGMTRRIGLAQALINQPDLLILDEPTTGMDPIGTREMKDLILSLRDQGKTILMCSHQLADVQDVCDRIAILHQGELREMGRVQELLKVRDVTEVHATGLSAQTQQKIAELIKAEGGKVLRIDNPTTTMEELFLDIVQNDRPGSRPK
- a CDS encoding MaoC family dehydratase N-terminal domain-containing protein, yielding MSDALFFEDLPVGASWKSPARTLTETDIVGFAGMTGDYDPLHVDREFAAETPYGKPIAHGLLGLSLMAGLSSTCPRVRTLALVSVEHWQFHHPIFVGDTVHVITQVESTRPRGRRSGEVAWFRKLINQRGECVQSGRIVTLVSSQSFLPRAAKIPEMKSGKLRPNPAKIDVTPSEVLG
- a CDS encoding beta-ketoacyl-[acyl-carrier-protein] synthase family protein; the protein is MMTVDKAAQLPDDQRIVITGVGLTSPLGNDLATLRQALLEGRSGVRDYEIRYVGKTLAGVCDFPATQYQTRKDVRRGTRAGAVGIWAANQAIADSGLDWQNVDRSQVGIYIGVTEHGNVETENEIYQIKQFDYDVQYWSHHHNPRTVANNPAGEIALNLGITGPHYTLGAACAAGNVGIVQGAQMLRLGDCDVALAGGVSESIHTFGIFASFKSQGALATHDDPTKASRPFDTQRNGIVVSEGACLYVLERLSDAKRRGANIVAEIVSYAINTDATDFVLPNPERQAQCVELALKRAGLPPQAIHIVSTHATGTASGDAQECQALRRIFADCPDTFINNTKSFMGHTMGAAGSLELAGNLLSFRDSTCHATINVDQLDPECELPGLVLNQPREVSQVRYILNNSFGMLGINSVLIVRSMN
- a CDS encoding ABC transporter permease, giving the protein MRLEPEQMWGYFEWLISEMALVQGLLVAVGIALLAFIACYLVASVKWGPAEGFYQVTRVIYELLARDLPSTSFKRIYALARLAFQEAIRRKVLVLMAVFIVVLLFAGWFLDTGSDNVAQLYISFVMTGTSYLVLLLGLFLSCFSLPTDVKNKTIQTITTKPVRSTEIVLGRILGFSGVGTLLLLGMGLLSYGFVTRGIVHQHEVESIAQDQTGNTTYDARHAHTFEMLPGEKLGVTSTLKGHSHVVRQKDDGTYEIGPPEGLLLARIPIFGKLHMTDRSGNVVRRGINVGYESEYQTYIEGNSPMSAVWTFAPVNQANFVDATLPIEMTLQAFRTLKADIVTGVRGELFLRNEQTGAETERRPFIVQEGVVDRQEFTSVLPGSKRGQPTEVNIWDDICSAGNWQVIVRCVDRGQYFGMSQADLYVRAGESRFGWNLAKGFVGIWLQMIIVICLGVMFSTFLSGPVAMVATLSSLVLGFFGSLALDVASGAAPGGGPLESLIRIPMHTAATIELDLGNNVLESAIQWFDRGILYSVAALFHALPSFAQFNTSEFVAYGYNIPGSLVCRHLTMAAAYFVLCSVVGYFFLKTRELASS